The following are from one region of the Osmerus mordax isolate fOsmMor3 chromosome 1, fOsmMor3.pri, whole genome shotgun sequence genome:
- the brk1 gene encoding probable protein BRICK1, whose product MAGQEDPVQREIHQDWANREYIEVITSSIKKIADFLNSFDMSCRSRLATLNEKLTALERRIEYIEARVTKGETLT is encoded by the exons ATGGCAGGCCAGGAAGATCCTGTTCAGAGAGAGATCCACCAGGATTGGGCAAATCGAGAATATATTGAAGTTATCACTAGCAGCATCAAGAAAATAGCAGATTTTCTCAATTCTTTTG ATATGTCCTGCCGGTCCCGTTTGGCCACTCTGAATGAAAAGTTGACTGCACTGGAAAGGAGAATTGAGTACATTGAGGCCAGG GTCACAAAGGGAGAGACTTTGACCTAA
- the LOC136944786 gene encoding RNA-binding protein 5-like isoform X1: protein MGADKRLGRSERSGRYGSDGGREDSEWRERRDRDPERDYDRRWGDERQRDRYEDRRDRESPERGRKRHNSDRSEDGYHSDGDYQDQDPDYRMEQEEESKTIMLRGLSLNVIEEDIRVALEQLQGPQPVDIRLMKKRTGISRGFAFVEFYHLQDATRWMETNQNQLEIQGKSIACHYSNRKHKFENWLCNSCGLYNFRKRLKCFRCGAVKVEGESAGPSGVNTEPQHTGDFYGDTIILRNIAPLSSVEAILTMLAPYAHLSAGNIRLIKDKQTGQNRGFAFVQLSSPLEASQLLTILQGLQPPLKLDGKTIGVDYAKSARKDLLTPDGSRVSAFSVASTAIAAAQWSSSQLQQGLGATTEYGALQEGYRQYTQNYQPWPQLEGLATTSLGDGILGAAPGVKTLIPSAAGVVVSQTAQVYQPHILTQTALQQSHPLLGHLDVAHQAAVLVPSSALGTAAPSAAASAAPSAAPTDKTHVVPDISTYQYDEASGYYYDPQTGLYYDSNSQYYYNSQTQQYLYWDSEQQAYVPAPAAAAPAEGSSEQAAASSSTAQASTTPGKEAKEKKDKPKSKSAQQIAKDMERWAKSLNKQKESFKSGFQTLQGREEEKRESAAADAGFTLFEKHGAGFEAQPLMLPPEQVKSAELVIPAKSGLVAAYSGDSDPEEAAAASFERSEEGSDKLMDWNKMACLLCRRQFPNKEALLRHQQLSDLHKQNMEIHRRSKLSEAELEELERKETELKYRDRAAERREKYGVPEPPAPKKKKFYQPPTPTVNYEQPTKDGLTSDNIGNKMLQAMGWQEGKGLGRNQQGITAPISASLRTKGTGLGIKGSSYELSASDTYKDAVRKAMFARFTEIE, encoded by the exons Atgggagcagataaaag ATTAGGTCGCAGTGAACGTAGCGGGAGATATGGTTCTGATGGGGGTCGCGAGGACTCAGAGTGGCGTGAGAGACGGGACAGAGACCCAGAAAGGGACTATGATCGGCGCTGGGGagatgagagacaaagagatcgATATGAAGAtcgcagagacagagaaagcccAGAG AGGGGGAGAAAGCGACATAACAGTGACAGATCGGAAGATGGTTATCACTCTGATGGTGAttaccaggaccaggaccccgACTAcaggatggagcaggaggaggagagcaaaaCTATCATGCTCAGGGGCCTGTCTCTCAACGTCATAGAGGAGGAT ATCCGGGTAGCCCTCGAGCAGCTGCAGGGACCCCAGCCTGTGGACATCCGTCTGATGAAGAAGAGAACAG GTATAAGCCGAGGTTTCGCCTTCGTGGAGTTTTATCACTTGCAAGATGCTACCCGATGGATGGAGACCAATCAG AACCAGTTGGAGATCCAGGGGAAGAGCATAGCCTGTCACTACAGCAATCGgaaacacaagtttgaaaactgGCTGTGCAACTCT TGCGGCCTGTACAATTTCCGGAAGAGGCTGAAGTGCTTCAGGTGTGGAGCAGTCAAAGTTG AGGGAGAGTCTGCTGGTCCCAGTGGTGTCAACACAGAGCCTCAACACACCGGAGATTTCTATGGAGACA CTATCATTCTGAGGAACATCGCCCCCCTGAGCAGCGTTGAGGCTATCCTGACCATGCTGGCTCCCTACGCCCACCTTTCTGCCGGCAACATCCGTCTCATCAAAGACAAGCAGACCGGACAGAACCGAGGCTTTGCCTTCGTGCAGCTCTCTTCTCCACTA GAGGCCTCCCAGCTTCTCACCATTCTCCAGGGCCTACAGCCTCCTCTCAAACTGGATGGGAAGACCATAGGTGTAGACTACGCCAAGAGTGCCAGGAA AGACCTGTTGACGCCAGATGGGAGCAGAGTCAGTGCCTTCTCTGTTGCGAGCACCGCCATCGCTGCTGCCCAGTGGTCCTCCAGCCAG CTTCAGCAGGGACTGGGTGCAACCACAGAGTATGGCGCCCTGCAGGAGGGCTACAGGCAGTACACACAG AACTACCAGCCGTGGCCCCAGCTGGAAGGACTGGCCACTACTTCTCTTGGGGACGGAATATTAGGAG CTGCCCCAGGAGTGAAGACTCTGATCCCTTCAGCCGCAGGGGTGGTCGTGTCCCAGACCGCCCAAGTCTACCAGCCTCACATCCTCACTCAGACAGCGCTGCAG CAGTCTCACCCGCTGCTAGGTCACCTAGACGTGGCCCACCAGGCAGCAGTCCTGGTTCCCTCCTCAGCCCTGGGTACGGCTGCACCCTCTGCGGCTGCCAGCGCTGCTCCCAGCGCTGCTCCCACTGACAAAACCCACG TTGTTCCTGACATCTCTACCTACCAGTATGATGAGGCGTCAGGGTACTACTATGACCCACAGACTGGTCTGTACTATGATTCCAACAGCCAG TACTACTACAACTCCCAGACCCAGCAGTACCTGTACTGGGACAGTGAGCAGCAGGCGTACgtccctgccccagcagcagcagccccagcagagggcagctcaGAGCAGGCTGCTGCCTCCAGCTCCACAGCGCAGGCCTCCACCACACCTGGGAAAGAGGCCAAGGAGAAGAAGGACAAGCCCAAGAGCAAGTCTGCACAGCAG ATTGCTAAAGATATGGAGCGCTGGGCAAAGAGTCTGAACAAGCAGAAGGAGAGCTTCAAGAGCGGCTTCCAGACcttgcagggcagggaggaggagaagagggagtctGCTGCGGCCGACGCTGGCTTCACACTGTTCGAGAAG CATGGTGCAGGGTTTGAGGCCCAGCCCCTGATGCTGCCCCCTGAGCAGGTGAAGAGTGCAGAACTGGTGATCCCAGCCAAG AGTGGCCTGGTGGCAGCCTACAGTGGGGACAGTGACCCAGAGGAGGCAGCGGCGGCGTCCTTTGAGCGGTCTGAGGAAGGAAGTGACAAGCTGATGGACTGGAACAAGATGGCCTGCCTGCTCTGCCGACGACAGTTCCCCAACAAAGAGGCCTTGCTGCGCCACCAACAGCTCTCTGACTTGCACAAG CAAAACATGGAAATTCACAGACGATCTAAACTATCAGAGGCGGAACTTGAGGAattggagaggaaggagacggAG CTGAAGTATCGAGACAGGGCTGCTGAACGAAGGGAAAAATATGGAGTTCCTGAACCTCCAGCACCGAAGAAGAAGAAATTCTATCAGCCTCCCACCCCAACTGT GAACTATGAGCAGCCCACGAAAGATGGCCTCACGagtgacaacatcggcaacaaGATGCTGCAGGCCATGGGCTGGCAGGAGGGCAAGGGTCTGGGGCGCAACCAGCAGGGCATCACAGCGCCCATCTCG GCCTCATTAAGGACAAAGGGTACAGGCTTGGGCATCAAAGGAAGCTCCTATGAACTCTCAGCATCTGACACCTACAAGGATGCTGTTCGCAAAGCCATGTTTGCACGCTTTACTGAAATAGAGTAA
- the LOC136944786 gene encoding RNA-binding protein 5-like isoform X2, with protein MGADKRLGRSERSGRYGSDGGREDSEWRERRDRDPERDYDRRWGDERQRDRYEDRRDRESPERGRKRHNSDRSEDGYHSDGDYQDQDPDYRMEQEEESKTIMLRGLSLNVIEEDIRVALEQLQGPQPVDIRLMKKRTGISRGFAFVEFYHLQDATRWMETNQNQLEIQGKSIACHYSNRKHKFENWLCNSCGLYNFRKRLKCFRCGAVKVEGESAGPSGVNTEPQHTGDFYGDTIILRNIAPLSSVEAILTMLAPYAHLSAGNIRLIKDKQTGQNRGFAFVQLSSPLEASQLLTILQGLQPPLKLDGKTIGVDYAKSARKDLLTPDGSRVSAFSVASTAIAAAQWSSSQLQQGLGATTEYGALQEGYRQYTQNYQPWPQLEGLATTSLGDGILGAAPGVKTLIPSAAGVVVSQTAQVYQPHILTQTALQSHPLLGHLDVAHQAAVLVPSSALGTAAPSAAASAAPSAAPTDKTHVVPDISTYQYDEASGYYYDPQTGLYYDSNSQYYYNSQTQQYLYWDSEQQAYVPAPAAAAPAEGSSEQAAASSSTAQASTTPGKEAKEKKDKPKSKSAQQIAKDMERWAKSLNKQKESFKSGFQTLQGREEEKRESAAADAGFTLFEKHGAGFEAQPLMLPPEQVKSAELVIPAKSGLVAAYSGDSDPEEAAAASFERSEEGSDKLMDWNKMACLLCRRQFPNKEALLRHQQLSDLHKQNMEIHRRSKLSEAELEELERKETELKYRDRAAERREKYGVPEPPAPKKKKFYQPPTPTVNYEQPTKDGLTSDNIGNKMLQAMGWQEGKGLGRNQQGITAPISASLRTKGTGLGIKGSSYELSASDTYKDAVRKAMFARFTEIE; from the exons Atgggagcagataaaag ATTAGGTCGCAGTGAACGTAGCGGGAGATATGGTTCTGATGGGGGTCGCGAGGACTCAGAGTGGCGTGAGAGACGGGACAGAGACCCAGAAAGGGACTATGATCGGCGCTGGGGagatgagagacaaagagatcgATATGAAGAtcgcagagacagagaaagcccAGAG AGGGGGAGAAAGCGACATAACAGTGACAGATCGGAAGATGGTTATCACTCTGATGGTGAttaccaggaccaggaccccgACTAcaggatggagcaggaggaggagagcaaaaCTATCATGCTCAGGGGCCTGTCTCTCAACGTCATAGAGGAGGAT ATCCGGGTAGCCCTCGAGCAGCTGCAGGGACCCCAGCCTGTGGACATCCGTCTGATGAAGAAGAGAACAG GTATAAGCCGAGGTTTCGCCTTCGTGGAGTTTTATCACTTGCAAGATGCTACCCGATGGATGGAGACCAATCAG AACCAGTTGGAGATCCAGGGGAAGAGCATAGCCTGTCACTACAGCAATCGgaaacacaagtttgaaaactgGCTGTGCAACTCT TGCGGCCTGTACAATTTCCGGAAGAGGCTGAAGTGCTTCAGGTGTGGAGCAGTCAAAGTTG AGGGAGAGTCTGCTGGTCCCAGTGGTGTCAACACAGAGCCTCAACACACCGGAGATTTCTATGGAGACA CTATCATTCTGAGGAACATCGCCCCCCTGAGCAGCGTTGAGGCTATCCTGACCATGCTGGCTCCCTACGCCCACCTTTCTGCCGGCAACATCCGTCTCATCAAAGACAAGCAGACCGGACAGAACCGAGGCTTTGCCTTCGTGCAGCTCTCTTCTCCACTA GAGGCCTCCCAGCTTCTCACCATTCTCCAGGGCCTACAGCCTCCTCTCAAACTGGATGGGAAGACCATAGGTGTAGACTACGCCAAGAGTGCCAGGAA AGACCTGTTGACGCCAGATGGGAGCAGAGTCAGTGCCTTCTCTGTTGCGAGCACCGCCATCGCTGCTGCCCAGTGGTCCTCCAGCCAG CTTCAGCAGGGACTGGGTGCAACCACAGAGTATGGCGCCCTGCAGGAGGGCTACAGGCAGTACACACAG AACTACCAGCCGTGGCCCCAGCTGGAAGGACTGGCCACTACTTCTCTTGGGGACGGAATATTAGGAG CTGCCCCAGGAGTGAAGACTCTGATCCCTTCAGCCGCAGGGGTGGTCGTGTCCCAGACCGCCCAAGTCTACCAGCCTCACATCCTCACTCAGACAGCGCTGCAG TCTCACCCGCTGCTAGGTCACCTAGACGTGGCCCACCAGGCAGCAGTCCTGGTTCCCTCCTCAGCCCTGGGTACGGCTGCACCCTCTGCGGCTGCCAGCGCTGCTCCCAGCGCTGCTCCCACTGACAAAACCCACG TTGTTCCTGACATCTCTACCTACCAGTATGATGAGGCGTCAGGGTACTACTATGACCCACAGACTGGTCTGTACTATGATTCCAACAGCCAG TACTACTACAACTCCCAGACCCAGCAGTACCTGTACTGGGACAGTGAGCAGCAGGCGTACgtccctgccccagcagcagcagccccagcagagggcagctcaGAGCAGGCTGCTGCCTCCAGCTCCACAGCGCAGGCCTCCACCACACCTGGGAAAGAGGCCAAGGAGAAGAAGGACAAGCCCAAGAGCAAGTCTGCACAGCAG ATTGCTAAAGATATGGAGCGCTGGGCAAAGAGTCTGAACAAGCAGAAGGAGAGCTTCAAGAGCGGCTTCCAGACcttgcagggcagggaggaggagaagagggagtctGCTGCGGCCGACGCTGGCTTCACACTGTTCGAGAAG CATGGTGCAGGGTTTGAGGCCCAGCCCCTGATGCTGCCCCCTGAGCAGGTGAAGAGTGCAGAACTGGTGATCCCAGCCAAG AGTGGCCTGGTGGCAGCCTACAGTGGGGACAGTGACCCAGAGGAGGCAGCGGCGGCGTCCTTTGAGCGGTCTGAGGAAGGAAGTGACAAGCTGATGGACTGGAACAAGATGGCCTGCCTGCTCTGCCGACGACAGTTCCCCAACAAAGAGGCCTTGCTGCGCCACCAACAGCTCTCTGACTTGCACAAG CAAAACATGGAAATTCACAGACGATCTAAACTATCAGAGGCGGAACTTGAGGAattggagaggaaggagacggAG CTGAAGTATCGAGACAGGGCTGCTGAACGAAGGGAAAAATATGGAGTTCCTGAACCTCCAGCACCGAAGAAGAAGAAATTCTATCAGCCTCCCACCCCAACTGT GAACTATGAGCAGCCCACGAAAGATGGCCTCACGagtgacaacatcggcaacaaGATGCTGCAGGCCATGGGCTGGCAGGAGGGCAAGGGTCTGGGGCGCAACCAGCAGGGCATCACAGCGCCCATCTCG GCCTCATTAAGGACAAAGGGTACAGGCTTGGGCATCAAAGGAAGCTCCTATGAACTCTCAGCATCTGACACCTACAAGGATGCTGTTCGCAAAGCCATGTTTGCACGCTTTACTGAAATAGAGTAA